In Vitis riparia cultivar Riparia Gloire de Montpellier isolate 1030 chromosome 19, EGFV_Vit.rip_1.0, whole genome shotgun sequence, the following proteins share a genomic window:
- the LOC117908912 gene encoding putative disease resistance protein RGA4: MAEQIPFNIIADVFTKLGSSAVRQIGSACGVAKELTKLTKKLDTIRGVLVDAEKRQEESDAVKAWVRRLKDVVYDADDLLDDFATHQLPRGRVARQVSDFFSSSNKVVFRFKMSDRLKDIKEEMDEIVKEIPMLSLIQGNVTHGEVESSRRETHSFVLTSEIVGREENKEEIIKSLVSSDNQGILSMVAILGIGELGKTTLAQLVYNDPRVVQYFELKIWVCVSDHFDVKLLVKNILQSVSKEDVESLKLDALKDHLHANIKQKRCLLVLDDVWNEDFEKWDQLRTLLMVVEKGSKIVVTTRNNKVASIMGIDFRVNLEGLNQNQSWDLFSKLAFKEGQEKTLPKLVEIGKEIVNMCNGVPLVIKTLGTILHLETEESEWLSIKNNEKLLSLGAGNNNVLSVLKLSYDNLPIHLKQCFAYCALFPKDYKIEKNMLVQLWMAQGYIQPLDEKVGNQYFDELLSRSLLEKAEKDANDNMLSYKMHDLIHDLAQSVIGYEVLVLEDDVKEISREVHHVSLFKLTNLKLKVDLKVKHIRTFLSIPIYYKYGDDLIQSIDFSRFKRLRVLSLNKFNGKELLASLDKLSHLRYLDLSYSGIVVLPNSITRLKNLQTLKLVDCVYLKEFPKDIRELINLRHLENDWCRGLRHMPCGIGELTLLQSLSIFVVGNMGNGRGVGRLSELKGLNNLRGELSIVNLENVRDAVVESREANLGKKQHIQSLRLIWKRSGAQSGEDAESVLEGLQPHSNLKQLCVENYGGERFPSWMMNGGLSSMLPKLTTVNLKGCSSCQTLPCFVRLPHLKSLQLHHLEKVEYMEEGSSEGPFFPSLQKLSLNRMQKLKELWRRDLATLPPPSFPCLSQLEIKFCYLLASLELHSSPLLSKLQIYECRKLTSLLLPPSPVLSELKITSCDDLASLELHSSPLLSELEISICPKLTSLILPPSPLLSKLDIVSCHDLESLELHSSPLLSNLEILECRKLTSLLLPPSPLLSQLKIMCCGDLASLELHSSPLLSKFLIRECPKLTSLQLPPSPLLSQLVIGSCRDLASLELHSSPRLSKLEISICPKLTSLLLHPSPRPSQLDTESCHDLASLELHSFPLLSKFLIRECPKLTSLLLPPSPRLSQLDIKSCHDLASLDELHQHVSTLRSLQIWDCSRLSTLPHWIGNLTSLTHLCIGSCHQLPSLPEEFRSLRILKSLTIHDWSGLTTLPDWIGSLSSLEHLQIRECPKLTSLPEEMRSLTTLHRLEISDCPHLSERCQRENGEDWPKIAHVQIKSVDGRRD, translated from the coding sequence ATGGCTGAACAAATCCCATTCAATATTATAGCTGACGTTTTTACCAAGTTAGGCTCCTCGGCTGTTCGACAAATTGGATCTGCGTGTGGTGTGGCAAAAGAGTTAACGAAGCTTACGAAGAAGCTGGACACCATCAGGGGTGTACTGGTTGATGCTGAGAAGAGGCAGGAGGAGAGCGATGCAGTAAAAGCTTGGGTGAGGAGGCTCAAAGATGTTGTGTATGATGCTGATGACTTGTTGGATGACTTTGCAACCCATCAGCTGCCGCGTGGGAGAGTAGCAAGGCAGGTGAGTGACTTCttctcatcttcaaataaaGTTGTATTTCGTTTTAAGATGAGTGATAGACTCAAGGATATCAAAGAAGAGATGGATGAAATTGTAAAAGAAATCCCCATGCTAAGCCTTATTCAAGGGAACGTGACTCACGGGGAGGTAGAGAGCAGTCGGAGAGAGACTCACTCATTTGTGTTGACCTCTGAAATTGtgggaagagaagaaaacaaagaagagatAATAAAGTCGTTGGTGTCATCTGATAATCAAGGAATTCTTTCCATGGTTGCCATTCTTGGGATTGGGGAGTTGGGTAAGACCACCCTTGCCCAATTGGTGTATAATGATCCAAGAGTGGTACAATATTTTGAGCTTAAAATATGGGTTTGTGTTTCTGATCACTTTGATGTAAAGCTGCTGGTTAAAAACATCTTGCAATCCGTAAGTAAGGAAGATGTAGAAAGTTTGAAGTTGGATGCTTTAAAAGATCATCTTCATGCAAACATAAAGCAAAAGAGATGCTTGTTAGTACTCGATGATGTTTGGAATGAAGACTTTGAAAAATGGGATCAACTAAGAACTTTGTTGATGGTTGTTGAAAAGGGGAGCAAAATTGTAGTGACCACTCGAAATAACAAAGTTGCGTCAATTATGGGAATTGATTTTCGAGTTAATTTGGAAGGTTTGAACCAAAATCAGTCTTgggatttattttcaaaactagcaTTCAAAGAAGGACAAGAAAAAACGCTTCCAAAGCTTGTtgaaattggaaaagaaatagTAAATATGTGTAATGGAGTTCCACTTGTCATCAAAACATTGGGAACAATATTGCATTTGGAAACCGAAGAAAGTGAGTGGCTGTCCATaaagaataatgaaaaattgttGTCACTTGGAGCTggaaataataatgttttatcTGTGTTGAAGTTAAGCTATGATAATTTGCCAATCCATTTAAAGCAATGTTTTGCTTATTGTGCCTTATTTCCGAAAGActataaaattgagaaaaacatGTTGGTGCAATTATGGATGGCGCAGGGCTATATTCAACCTTTAGATGAGAAGGTAGGGAATCaatattttgatgaattattgTCAAGATCATTGTTGGAAAAGGCTGAAAAAGATGCTAATGATAATATGTTAAGTTATAAAATGCATGATCTTATCCATGACCTTGCACAATCGGTTATAGGATATGAAGTCCTTGTTTTAGAAGATGATGTGAAGGAGATCTCTAGAGAAGTTCACCATGTCTCATTGTTTAAATTGACAAATCTCAAGTTGAAGGTTGATTTGAAGGTAAAACACATAAGGACTTTTTTAAGCATTccaatatattataaatatggaGATGATTTAATTCAAAGTATAGATTTTTCAAGGTTTAAGCGTTTACGTGTCTTGAGCCTAAATAAATTCAATGGAAAAGAGTTATTAGCATCTCTAGACAAATTGAGTCATCTAAGATATCTTGATCTCTCCTATAGTGGGATTGTGGTACTCCCAAATAGTATTACGAGGTTGAAAAATTTGCAAACATTAAAGCTTGTTGATTGTGTATATCTAAAAGAATTTCCAAAGGATATAAGAGAATTGATTAATCTGAGACACTTGGAGAATGACTGGTGTCGGGGTTTGAGACATATGCCATGTGGAATAGGAGAGTTGACTTTGCTCCAAAGCCTGTCAATTTTTGTTGTTGGAAATATGGGAAATGGGAGAGGGGTTGGTAGACTAAGTGAATTAAAAGGGCTTAACAACCTCAGAGGAGAGCTAAGCATTGTAAACCTTGAAAATGTGAGGGATGCTGTGGTAGAATCCAGGGAAGCAAATTTGGGGAAAAAACAACACATTCAGTCCTTGAGATTAATATGGAAGCGCTCAGGAGCTCAATCGGGTGAGGATGCTGAGTCAGTGTTGGAAGGCTTGCAGCCACACTCAAACCTAAAGCAGCTGTGTGTAGAAAATTATGGAGGTGAGAGGTTTCCAAGTTGGATGATGAATGGTGGGTTGAGTAGCATGCTCCCTAAGCTCACCACAGTTAATTTGAAAGGATGTTCAAGCTGCCAAACTCTGCCATGCTTTGTTCGACTCCCTCACCTCAAGTCTTTACAACTTCATCATCTGGAAAAGGTAGAGTACATGGAGGAGGGTTCATCAGAAGGGCCATTCTTCCCATCTCTTCAAAAACTCTCTCTCAATCGAATGCAAAAGTTGAAGGAATTGTGGAGGAGGGACTTAGCAACACTCCCACCTCCTTCATTTCCTTGTCTTTCACAGTTAGAGATCAAGTTCTGTTATTTGTTGGCATCCTTGGAACTGCATTCATCTCCTCTTCTTTCGAAGTTACAGATCTATGAATGCCGTAAGCTGACATCCTTACTACTGCCTCCATCTCCTGTTCTTTCAGAATTAAAGATCACGTCTTGTGATGACTTGGCATCCTTGGAACTGCATTCATCTCCTCTTCTTTCTGAGTTAGAGATCTCCATTTGTCCTAAGCTGACATCCTTAATACTGCCTCCATCTCCTCTTCTTTCTAAGTTAGATATCGTGTCTTGTCATGACTTAGAATCCTTGGAACTGCATTCATCTCCTCTTCTTTCTAATTTAGAGATTTTGGAATGCCGTAAGTTGACATCCTTACTACTACCTCCATCTCCTCTTCTTTCACAATTAAAGATCATGTGTTGTGGTGACTTGGCATCCTTGGAACTGCATTCATCTCCTCTTCTTTCTAAGTTTCTGATTAGGGAATGCCCTAAGCTCACATCCTTACAACTGCCTCCATCTCCTCTTCTTTCACAATTAGTTATTGGGTCTTGTCGTGATTTGGCATCCTTAGAATTGCATTCATCTCCTCGTCTTTCTAAGTTAGAGATCTCCATTTGCCCTAAGCTGACATCCTTACTACTACATCCATCTCCTCGTCCTTCACAATTAGATACTGAGTCTTGTCATGACTTGGCATCCTTGGAACTGCATTCATTCCCTCTTCTTTCTAAGTTTCTGATTAGGGAATGCCCTAAGCTCACATCCTTACTACTGCCTCCATCTCCTCGTCTTTCACAGTTAGATATCAAGTCTTGTCATGACTTGGCATCCTTGGATGAGCTTCATCAACATGTTTCCACTCTCCGATCTCTCCAAATTTGGGACTGCTCTCGTTTATCGACATTACCTCACTGGATAGGCAACCTCACCTCACTGACTCATCTTTGTATTGGTTCTTGCCATCAATTGCCATCATTGCCAGAAGAATTCCGTTCTCTTAGAATCCTCAAGAGTCTCACAATTCACGACTGGTCTGGTTTGACAACATTACCAGATTGGATAGGCAGCCTCTCCTCACTTGAACACCTTCAAATTCGTGAATGCCCTAAATTGACATCACTGCCGGAAGAGATGCGTTCCCTCACAACCCTCCACAGACTCGAAATCTCCGACTGTCCACATTTATCGGAAAGATGCCAAAGGGAAAATGGTGAAGATTGGCCCAAGATTGCTCATGTCCAAATAAAATCTGTTGATGGAAGACGAGACTGA
- the LOC117908325 gene encoding sentrin-specific protease 1-like → MKRYKRTAKRIVKRPPTCKSPFVAQCVKQFPKIPHADRVVADYALAEMGDPSEILYDMYGMDITREELSCLNVGRWVNSVIVAIVSRMMNGQQAPPARAHFFEPSFSVVLSNLKSNATTQVILERCAMYLDPDTLGHDLSSCDMMVIPVCENNHWHVHVVNFAAGRVEILSSLPLRRGNNISAATRRLSMTLHSALHAYRIHMDADVSSFVHVQPHLLQQLNGSDCGVLVIKFMEFWNGATLTTSVAEWQLGYAEYEDFMYKNGQRVRERKSTW, encoded by the exons ATGAAGAGATATAAGCGGACCGCTAAGAGGATTGTCAAGCGTCCTCCCACTTGTAAAAGTCCGTTTGTCGCCCAATGTGTTaaacaattcccaaaaataCCTCATGCAGATCGGGTAGTAGCAGATTATGCTTTGGCTGAAATGGGTGATCCTAG TGAGATTTTGTACGACATGTATGGGATGGACATTACACGAGAGGAACTTTCTTGTCTAAATGTAGGGCGGTGGGTCAATTCAGTG ATTGTTGCGATTGTCTCTCGCATGATGAATGGACAGCAAGCACCACCAGCTCGCGCACACTTTTTTGAGCCTTCGTTCTCG GTTGTTCTGAGCAACCTCAAATCTAATGCAACCACGCAAGTCATCCTGGAAAGATGCGCTATGTATCTGGATCCTGACACATTGGGCCATGATCTTAGTTCATGTGACATG ATGGTCATCCCGGTTTGCGAGAATAATCACTGGCACGTGCATGTTGTTAATTTTGCAGCTGGAAGAGTTGAGATACTTTCGTCATTGCCCCTAAGGCGGGGCAACAACATCAGTGCTGCAACGCGACGATTATCAATGACACTCCACTCAGCACTGCATGCATATAGAATCCATATGGATGCGGATGTCTCAAGTTTTGTGCATGTCCAACCACACCTTCTCCAACAGTTGAATGG GTCCGATTGTGGTGTCCTCGTTATAAAGttcatggaattttggaatgGGGCGACCTTAACTACTTCAGTGGCAGAG TGGCAGTTGGGTTATGCTGAATATGAAGACTTTATGTACAAGAATGGCCAACGTGTAAGGGAAAGGAAGAGTACTTGGTGA